Genomic DNA from Acidobacteriota bacterium:
TCCCATCACATAGCTGATCAGCGTGCTCTCCAGCAGGGAATTAGTCACTTTGTCGATCCTGAGTGCACGGCTCAATGCATTTTTCTTCAGCTTCCTGATGAGAGCATCCTTCCCTATGATGATTCCTGCTTGAGGTCCGCCAAGGAGCTTATCGCCGCTGAAGCAAACCGCATCGACTTCCTCCCTGAGGATCTCCTGCGCGGTCGGCTCATTCTTGATTCCGTACTTTTTCAGGTTGACGATACAACCGCTCCCCTGGTCCACGACGACCGGGATGCCACGCCTTTTCCCGATGGCGGCAAGCTCGCGGATCGAAACCTCTTCCGTGAACCCGACAATGGCAAAGTTGCTCCGGTGGACCTTCAGGATGAGAGCCGTTTTCTCCGTGATCGCCTTCTCGTAATCGGATGGCCTCGTCTTATTCGTTGTCCCGACTTCTCTCAGCGCGGCTCCGCTCTTTGACATGATCTCCGGAATCCGGAATGAGCCCCCGATCTCAACGAGTTCCCCGCGTGAGACGATGACCTCCCTTCGATAGGCGAGAGTGTTAAGGAGAAGAAGTACCGCAGCCGCATTGTTATTGACGACATGAGAGGAAAAGCCAGGGAACAGAAGAGTAAGGAGTTTTTCTGCCCCTTCTGCTCGCTTTCCCCTCCTCCCCTTCTCGAGGTCATATTCGAGGTTGATGTAAGAGTCAGCCGAATATTTAAGCTTCTCTATGATATCCGCATCGAGCAGGGACCTGCCCAGATTTGTATGAACGATGACGCCGGTTCCGTTGATGACTGGAAAAGTAGATCCCCTCAGAAGGCTGGAGATTCGGCTCTCCACGATAGTCCCGATGCTTTCGTTCATCCTCTCAACGGTAACTGCGTGCATCTTTCCTGCTTTCGCATCCTCTCTTGCCTTTGATAGCACATCCCGGACTACCGTCGTGACTACAGGCCTGCCAAACCTCACGATGAGAGACGAAACATCGCTTCTCTGCAAGATCTTATCGATCTGCGGGATTCTTCTCAGCAGTTCCTTCGCATCCCTTTTTTCTTTCTTCAAGGTCCACTCCCGTTTCGCGACAATTATACTAAATATTAGAGAGGGAAACCTTAAACCCTGAAAGGTAAAGAGGACCGTTCAAAAGCAGTATCGGCGGTTTGATTTTAGTTTTCAAGAATAATATATTTAGATAGAATATTTAAAGTCATGAGTGTTCAGAGCGACCTGGAAAAACTCGAATCGGACATCAGGAACCTAAAGATCCAATACGATATGTTTTTCGCCGGGGCAAGCAAGAAACAGCCCTTCGAGCTGAAGAGAGGAGTGGAGAGCCTCATCAAGAAATATTCCAATTCCGGGACCCTCAGTTATGCCCAGCGCTTTCTCTTCAACTCCCTGGTGAGCCGGTACAACGCCTTTGCAGAGCTATGGTCCAAGATGCTCCGGGATATTGAAGAAAGCGGGAAATTTCACTCCTTCGCCCAGATGCAGGAAAGGGGTGTTGATCCCCGGAACGGCAAGAACTTGGTTGCATCCGAGATCATAGGGGAATCACTGGATGCGGAGAAGCTAAAAACCCTCTATACGAAATATGTCGATGCAAGGAAGAGCACCGGAGAGGATGAGGTCAAGATATCCCTGACAGGGTTTTCGAGACAGCTACTCAAGCAGGCCTGCCTCATCAAGGAAAAATCTAACTGCAACGGCGTCGAGATCAGGATCATAATTGAAAACAAGAAGGTACTGATCAAGGCAAAAGCCATAAAACAAGAACAGGAAACAGGAGAATAAGATGAAACCAAAAAATATATTTGTAGCATTCCTCGCGGCAATGTCAATCACCCTTTTCATTGCCGGTCTCTGTCTGGGGAAGGAGAAGAGGCCTTCCATCATCGACCTCGATCCGACAGCCATGGAGTTCAGAGAACTGATCAATGAGAATCCCCAGGATGCCGTTCTCCTATCCGATTACGCAACCTACTGCGCCCGGAAGGGATGGTATCGGGAGTCACTCAAATACTACAGGAAGGCCCTTCAGATCAGGAGGAAGGACCATATCCTGCATACCAATATCGGTTCGGTTCTGGTCAGGATGGGAAAGAACTCGGCTGCCGCTTCCGCCTTCAAGAAGGCCATTTCAATCGAACCTAATTACGCCATCGCGCATTACAACCTCGGAGCCATCTACGATGCCCAGCAAAAATACGATGCCGCCATCAAGGAATACAAGAGGGCACTCATTCTGGACCCGAGTCTGGCGAATGCTTCCATCAATCCCCTGATCGTGAATAATGCTCATCTCACCGTTCTGAACATGCTCATTTACAACGAGAAGGAGGGAGCCCTGTCTCTGCCCCTGCAGGAAATCAAAGAAGAATAAAGCTGAAATTCATGCAGCCATCACCGCATTCTTGCTTCAGAAAACATCTCATCCTCTCGCTCGCTACCGTCTTTTCAGCATCGGGGATGGTCTGGGGGTTTACCCCTGAATCGAGGTTGACAATCACGCTAAACGCCTTCAAGCTGATGCCACCGTCATTGCGAATCCAACTCGAGAAACATAAGAAGGAATGCCTCCGCGGAGCTCTCGACCCGCTTAACATCGAGGGGGAAGAGGCTCATCATCCCGGGGAAAACGGCAAGTTACTCGCGGAAAGGATCTCCGCGCAGGTCGATAAGATCGTGGGAATGATCGGCCGGCACGAAACCTTCAAGAAGGTCATCTATGAGATGGGGGTCCTATCTCACTATACCGCTGATCTGAATTTTCCTGTCTCGATCAACGGGGAGGGAAAGGAACATTACCTAAATTTTGCAAGATTCTGCTACAGGAAGGAAAAGAAGATCCGGATCGTCTTCTACGGTTTCGAAGATTCTTTCCTTGCGCGGAAGGACATACCTTCCTTTTCATCGGAGGCTATCAGAAGGTCATCATCCAACATCCCCTTTCTCAAGGAGGCCTTCCTGCGAGCCGCTAACGGGTCGGAGACTGAATTCGATGACCGCTCTACTCTATTTGGCGTGGCTGCGCTGAGTTACTCGCATGCCGTCACTGACATCGCCAAGATATGGCTCTATGCCTGGAATGAAGCAAAGGGTGATTTGACGGAAACTCCTCATCTCAGGACACTTCAAGCAAGGGGGAAAATGTGAAGCTGAAAATCCGGAGAGCATTGATCAGCGTTTACGAGAAAGAAGGGATTGCGGAACTGGCGCGAGGACTTCACGCCCTGGGAGTAGAGATCCTTTCCACTGGGGGTACGGCCAGGATGCTTGCGGATAAGGGCATCCCTGTGACAAGGCTTTCCGAATACACAGGTCTTCCAGAGATGCTCGACGGCAGGGTCAAGACGCTTCACCCCAAGATACATGCGGGAATACTCGCTTTGAGAACCAAGAAGAAGCACCTCGCCGATATCAAGAAGCTTGGCGCCAAACCGATTGATCTCGTCGTCGTAAATCTCTACCCCTTCGAGAAAACGGCCAGCATGGAAGGGATCGGGCAGGATGAACTCCTCGAGATGATCGACATTGGAGGACCAACGATGGTCAGGGCAGCCGCCAAGAATTTCAGGCATGCTGTTGTAGTCGTCGATCACAACGACTATCCTTCAATCCTGGAAGCGCTCCGGGAGAGAGGTGACATCCCCATTGAGAAAAAGTGGGAACTCGCCATCAAAGCCTTCCAGCATACGGCCAGCTACGACGCCGCCATATACTCATATCTTTCCAAACTCGACCACACTGGAAAACTTTCCGAGAAGGCTGCTGCTTCGGCATTTCCCGAGAAGCTCATTCTCCAGTATCTGAAAGTCCAGGATCTGAGATACGGAGAAAATCCTCATCAGAAAGGGGCCTTCTACAGGGAGAAGATGGAAAAGGTCCCCACCGTTGCAGGGGCCAGGCAGTTGCAGGGAAAAGAGCTCTCCTTCAATAACATCATGGACTTCGACGCGGCTCTCTCCCTGGTCGCCGAGTTCACAGAACCGGCATGCTGCATCATCAAGCACACCAATCCATGCGGCACCGCCACTGGAAAGAATACGCTAATCGCTTACAGGAAGGCTCTCGAAACCGATCCCATATCCGCCTTCGGCGGCGTAATCGCCTTTAATCGGGAAGTCGATAAGACAACAGCACTGGCGATAGCCCCGAACTTCGTCGAAGGGATCATCGCCCCTTCTTTCAGTGATGAGGCGGTGAACGCCCTGTCCGCGAAGAAGAATCTGAGACTTCTCGAAGCGGGAGATCTTAAGAGCTACAGGAAGATCGGCCTGGACATGAGAAAGATCAACGGAGGCCTCCTGCTTCAAGAATGGGACTTCATCACAGAAGACGTGAGAAAGGCAAAGGTAGTCACGAAGAGGAAACCAACCTCGAAGGAGATGAAGGCTCTCGCCTTTGCCTGGAAGGTCATTAAGCATGTGAAGTCGAA
This window encodes:
- the purH gene encoding bifunctional phosphoribosylaminoimidazolecarboxamide formyltransferase/IMP cyclohydrolase, giving the protein MKLKIRRALISVYEKEGIAELARGLHALGVEILSTGGTARMLADKGIPVTRLSEYTGLPEMLDGRVKTLHPKIHAGILALRTKKKHLADIKKLGAKPIDLVVVNLYPFEKTASMEGIGQDELLEMIDIGGPTMVRAAAKNFRHAVVVVDHNDYPSILEALRERGDIPIEKKWELAIKAFQHTASYDAAIYSYLSKLDHTGKLSEKAAASAFPEKLILQYLKVQDLRYGENPHQKGAFYREKMEKVPTVAGARQLQGKELSFNNIMDFDAALSLVAEFTEPACCIIKHTNPCGTATGKNTLIAYRKALETDPISAFGGVIAFNREVDKTTALAIAPNFVEGIIAPSFSDEAVNALSAKKNLRLLEAGDLKSYRKIGLDMRKINGGLLLQEWDFITEDVRKAKVVTKRKPTSKEMKALAFAWKVIKHVKSNAIVFTREDQTVSVGAGQMSRVDSVKLCIKKACIPTRGAVMASDAFFPFRDGIDQAARAGITAVIQPGGSIRDEEVIKAADQKKIAMLFTGVRHFKH
- the selA gene encoding L-seryl-tRNA(Sec) selenium transferase, which encodes MKKEKRDAKELLRRIPQIDKILQRSDVSSLIVRFGRPVVTTVVRDVLSKAREDAKAGKMHAVTVERMNESIGTIVESRISSLLRGSTFPVINGTGVIVHTNLGRSLLDADIIEKLKYSADSYINLEYDLEKGRRGKRAEGAEKLLTLLFPGFSSHVVNNNAAAVLLLLNTLAYRREVIVSRGELVEIGGSFRIPEIMSKSGAALREVGTTNKTRPSDYEKAITEKTALILKVHRSNFAIVGFTEEVSIRELAAIGKRRGIPVVVDQGSGCIVNLKKYGIKNEPTAQEILREEVDAVCFSGDKLLGGPQAGIIIGKDALIRKLKKNALSRALRIDKVTNSLLESTLISYVMGKEFEEIPTLKMVSLSKREIETRGNRFMEETSKSLKNLSFQLVDGASTIGGGSAPMNELPTKLLAVSCGNLPAEKIERALRLSDPPVIGRIKEGSYLLDFRTILPEHEPRLMKALHDLTNLC
- a CDS encoding tetratricopeptide repeat protein codes for the protein MKPKNIFVAFLAAMSITLFIAGLCLGKEKRPSIIDLDPTAMEFRELINENPQDAVLLSDYATYCARKGWYRESLKYYRKALQIRRKDHILHTNIGSVLVRMGKNSAAASAFKKAISIEPNYAIAHYNLGAIYDAQQKYDAAIKEYKRALILDPSLANASINPLIVNNAHLTVLNMLIYNEKEGALSLPLQEIKEE
- a CDS encoding MXAN_5187 C-terminal domain-containing protein codes for the protein MSVQSDLEKLESDIRNLKIQYDMFFAGASKKQPFELKRGVESLIKKYSNSGTLSYAQRFLFNSLVSRYNAFAELWSKMLRDIEESGKFHSFAQMQERGVDPRNGKNLVASEIIGESLDAEKLKTLYTKYVDARKSTGEDEVKISLTGFSRQLLKQACLIKEKSNCNGVEIRIIIENKKVLIKAKAIKQEQETGE